From a region of the Fischerella sp. JS2 genome:
- a CDS encoding PepSY domain-containing protein codes for MKTSTKIILTAAFVGSLGVAGVARVVGAKQPLSSVGIVRQDHSKTQVAEASDGDGETNDDVQEQQEANKLQTLAKITPQQAQQAAEAFVGAKANSIKLENENGNLVYAVKIGQQEVSVDVGNSKVLYTENANQQDEKNEAMRPQSSIQVQEVGDGDRETNDDEK; via the coding sequence ATGAAAACTTCAACAAAAATCATTTTGACCGCAGCTTTTGTTGGGAGTTTGGGAGTTGCTGGAGTAGCACGAGTTGTGGGAGCAAAACAACCACTATCTTCAGTAGGAATTGTGCGTCAAGATCACAGCAAAACCCAAGTTGCTGAAGCTAGTGATGGCGACGGTGAAACAAACGATGATGTACAAGAACAGCAAGAAGCAAATAAACTGCAAACTCTAGCTAAAATTACACCACAACAAGCACAGCAGGCGGCTGAAGCATTCGTAGGAGCTAAGGCTAACAGCATTAAACTGGAAAATGAAAATGGTAACTTAGTTTATGCTGTAAAAATTGGTCAGCAAGAAGTTAGTGTTGATGTTGGTAACAGCAAGGTTCTCTACACTGAGAATGCTAATCAACAAGACGAAAAAAATGAAGCCATGCGTCCTCAGAGTAGCATTCAAGTTCAGGAAGTTGGTGATGGCGATCGCGAAACTAATGATGATGAAAAGTAG
- a CDS encoding sensor histidine kinase has product MFIKIRYRLLLSYLLVFASLLGIFAIAVRVVFTRSLTKQTTDKLIAIGQGAATNVEFESGRLTIESDFRPQDLIVRQQALQWFDTQGHLIAQQGQTVLTLPLLPSKIVQIQTGKVPIQGVTVPIISSDHGQLVGYVRVSQSLEEFDQTLQKLDWGLGGGIIMTLVLSGIGGILLTRQAMQPIEESFQRLKQFTADASHELRSPLMAIKINADLALEYPEEIGPKDVEKFQAIASATNQMTRLTEDLLFLARSDQLPNHNWDTLNLRFILENLVLLYKPQAEAKRIQLRSQLTENLYLKGDSVQLTRLFTNLIENALYYTPSSGVVEIKTSRVGSQLYVKVQDTGVGIAPDHIDKVFERFWRADQSRSYWEGGSGLGLAIAQAIAQNHNGLISVTSQLGVGSCFTVQLSISSEIIK; this is encoded by the coding sequence GTGTTTATAAAAATTCGGTATCGGTTGTTGTTGTCTTACTTACTTGTATTCGCATCACTACTAGGAATATTTGCGATCGCAGTCCGAGTCGTTTTCACTCGCAGTCTGACTAAACAAACGACAGATAAACTCATAGCTATAGGACAAGGTGCAGCGACAAATGTAGAGTTTGAATCAGGTCGCCTGACAATTGAAAGTGACTTTCGTCCGCAAGACTTGATTGTTCGTCAGCAAGCATTACAGTGGTTTGATACTCAAGGACATTTAATTGCTCAACAAGGACAAACTGTCTTAACTTTACCCTTATTGCCAAGCAAAATAGTACAAATTCAAACAGGTAAAGTTCCTATCCAAGGTGTGACTGTACCGATCATTTCTAGCGATCATGGTCAACTAGTTGGCTATGTCAGAGTCAGTCAATCCCTAGAAGAATTTGATCAAACCCTCCAAAAACTCGACTGGGGGTTAGGGGGTGGAATTATTATGACTTTGGTTTTGAGTGGCATCGGAGGAATTTTACTCACACGTCAAGCAATGCAGCCCATTGAGGAGAGTTTTCAAAGGCTCAAACAGTTTACTGCTGATGCTTCCCATGAATTACGCAGTCCATTAATGGCAATCAAAATTAACGCTGATTTGGCATTAGAATATCCAGAAGAAATAGGTCCAAAAGACGTAGAAAAATTTCAGGCGATCGCTAGCGCTACTAACCAAATGACTCGCCTTACTGAAGATTTACTATTCTTGGCACGTAGCGATCAACTTCCGAATCACAATTGGGATACTCTGAATTTAAGGTTTATTCTAGAGAACTTAGTGCTACTTTATAAACCTCAAGCTGAAGCCAAGCGAATTCAGTTGCGATCTCAGTTGACAGAAAATCTTTACCTGAAGGGTGATTCAGTTCAACTGACGCGGCTATTTACTAATTTAATTGAAAACGCTCTTTATTACACACCATCATCCGGCGTCGTTGAAATCAAGACTAGTCGTGTTGGTTCCCAACTTTATGTGAAAGTGCAAGATACAGGTGTAGGAATTGCACCAGATCATATTGACAAAGTTTTTGAACGTTTTTGGCGGGCGGATCAGTCTCGATCTTATTGGGAGGGTGGTTCTGGATTAGGGTTAGCTATTGCCCAAGCAATCGCTCAAAATCATAATGGATTGATTAGTGTCACGAGTCAATTAGGAGTTGGTAGTTGTTTTACAGTTCAACTGTCCATTAGTTCCGAGATTATAAAGTAG
- the pstC gene encoding phosphate ABC transporter permease subunit PstC, whose protein sequence is MTNSSGSAYQNEPSQPKVLDPSLDITIIEGKHYRIDQSFTWLVYSFAALTVLVLFWMSWVIYNQAHPAIAKFGLGFLWSQDWDVPNQLFGALPYIYGTLVSSAIAILLAIPVGLAVSLVTSEDFLPEWVRSTLAFVVELIAAIPSVIIGLWGIFVFIPFIEPFQKWLAANLNWIPLFNSIEPSGLNMLTAGIILAIMILPTLAAISREVLLVIPKELRSASMALGGTRWETIFRVLLPAGFSGIVGATMLALGRALGETMAVTMVIGNSSIISTSLLEPAYSIPALLANEFAEAESGLHVGSLTYLALILFALTLAVNIAAVLLVQVVGSKKK, encoded by the coding sequence ATGACAAATTCGTCGGGCTCAGCCTATCAAAATGAACCAAGCCAACCAAAGGTGCTTGATCCAAGTCTTGACATTACAATTATTGAAGGAAAACATTACCGAATAGACCAAAGTTTCACTTGGCTAGTTTATAGTTTTGCTGCCTTAACGGTGCTTGTATTATTTTGGATGAGTTGGGTAATTTATAATCAGGCTCATCCGGCAATTGCTAAATTTGGATTAGGATTTTTATGGAGTCAAGATTGGGATGTACCTAATCAACTATTTGGTGCTTTACCTTATATTTATGGAACTCTTGTTAGTAGTGCGATCGCAATTTTGTTAGCGATACCAGTAGGGCTTGCAGTATCTTTGGTAACTAGTGAAGATTTTCTACCAGAATGGGTGCGCTCAACTCTAGCATTTGTTGTTGAATTAATTGCAGCAATCCCTAGTGTCATTATTGGTTTATGGGGTATTTTTGTTTTTATTCCATTTATTGAACCCTTCCAAAAATGGCTAGCAGCTAATTTAAATTGGATACCACTTTTTAACAGCATAGAGCCTTCTGGACTAAATATGTTAACTGCTGGTATCATTCTTGCCATCATGATTTTACCCACATTGGCAGCAATTTCTCGTGAAGTATTGCTAGTAATACCAAAAGAATTACGCAGCGCATCTATGGCATTAGGTGGTACACGTTGGGAAACTATTTTTAGAGTATTATTACCAGCTGGTTTTTCTGGAATTGTGGGTGCAACAATGTTGGCATTAGGGAGAGCCTTGGGTGAAACAATGGCTGTAACAATGGTAATCGGTAACTCTTCTATTATTAGTACTTCTTTACTTGAGCCAGCTTATTCAATTCCTGCATTATTAGCCAACGAATTTGCTGAAGCCGAAAGTGGATTACACGTTGGTTCTCTCACATATCTAGCTTTAATTTTATTTGCTTTAACTTTAGCTGTAAATATTGCTGCTGTGTTATTAGTACAGGTAGTTGGTAGTAAAAAAAAGTAA
- a CDS encoding response regulator transcription factor, whose amino-acid sequence MRILIVEDDDRIAKPLADYLKRQHHIVDITGDGIEGWEWSQSGVYELILLDLMLPKLDGVALCKRLRAASYKTLILMLTARDTTDDKIIGLDAGADDYLVKPFDIKELAARIRALARRSQEIRPPILTQGDLQLDPATQQVTYAGNILSLTPKEYMIMEYFLRNPNQVITRSAILDKLWEFDKSCGEGSVKTHITNLRNKLRVAGSSEDFIENIYGVGYRLGHG is encoded by the coding sequence ATGAGAATTTTGATAGTTGAAGATGATGATCGCATTGCCAAACCATTAGCCGACTATTTAAAACGCCAACACCATATCGTAGATATAACAGGTGATGGAATTGAGGGTTGGGAATGGTCTCAATCAGGAGTGTACGAGCTAATTTTATTAGATTTAATGCTTCCTAAATTAGATGGCGTCGCTTTATGCAAGCGGTTACGTGCTGCTTCATACAAAACTCTCATCTTAATGCTCACAGCACGAGATACAACAGATGATAAAATTATTGGACTCGATGCTGGTGCTGATGATTATTTGGTCAAACCGTTTGACATCAAAGAGTTAGCAGCACGTATTCGGGCTTTAGCTCGCAGAAGTCAAGAAATTCGTCCACCGATTTTAACCCAAGGTGATTTGCAGTTAGACCCGGCTACTCAACAGGTTACTTATGCAGGAAATATTCTGTCTTTAACTCCTAAAGAGTACATGATTATGGAATATTTTTTGAGAAATCCAAATCAAGTGATTACTCGTTCAGCAATCCTTGATAAACTGTGGGAATTTGATAAGTCCTGTGGAGAAGGAAGTGTCAAAACTCACATTACAAATTTACGAAATAAGCTCAGAGTCGCTGGAAGTTCAGAAGACTTTATTGAAAATATTTATGGTGTTGGTTATCGTCTAGGTCACGGTTGA
- the pstS gene encoding phosphate ABC transporter substrate-binding protein PstS gives MNFSITVFNRVVTTSVVTAAVAFGPFFAAIAQALTLNGAGATFPAPLYERYAREIKKDMPDMTINYQAIGSGGGVNQTIAGTVDFGASDAAMTDAEIAKVKQGVILVPTAGGAVSVVYNVPGVNNLKLSRTTLPGIFSGQITKWNDPKIKADNPGVNLPNLPIKAVVRADGSGTTFIFTNHLSNISPYFKGRIGTSKSPSWTLSNALKGKGNPGVAALVKRTPGSIGYVEYEYANKNNLKSAQVQNKRGEFVAPSLQSANAALSSVSFPSNYRVFIGDPGQGYPIVGLTWIMVYKNYKDPAKAQAVKNLVKWILTKGQQFNDDLNYTSIPSNVANDVINTVNSNVK, from the coding sequence ATGAATTTTTCTATCACCGTTTTTAATCGTGTAGTTACTACTTCTGTAGTGACGGCAGCTGTTGCATTTGGGCCATTTTTTGCAGCGATCGCCCAAGCCTTAACTCTCAATGGCGCAGGTGCAACTTTTCCTGCTCCGCTATATGAGAGATATGCTCGTGAAATAAAAAAAGACATGCCAGACATGACAATTAACTACCAAGCGATTGGTAGTGGTGGTGGCGTGAATCAAACAATTGCTGGGACTGTTGACTTTGGTGCTAGTGATGCTGCTATGACCGATGCTGAAATAGCTAAAGTTAAGCAGGGAGTAATTTTAGTACCTACAGCAGGCGGTGCAGTTTCTGTTGTTTATAATGTTCCTGGTGTTAACAACCTGAAATTATCTCGTACTACATTACCAGGTATTTTCTCTGGTCAAATTACTAAATGGAACGACCCCAAAATTAAGGCAGATAACCCTGGTGTTAATCTCCCAAATCTACCAATTAAAGCTGTTGTTCGTGCTGATGGTAGTGGTACAACTTTCATTTTTACTAATCACTTAAGCAACATCAGCCCATATTTCAAAGGCAGAATTGGTACTAGTAAATCTCCAAGTTGGACTCTATCAAATGCCCTTAAAGGTAAAGGAAACCCTGGTGTCGCTGCTTTAGTCAAGCGTACTCCAGGCTCTATTGGTTATGTAGAGTATGAATATGCTAATAAAAACAACCTCAAATCAGCACAGGTACAAAATAAAAGAGGAGAATTTGTCGCTCCTTCTTTGCAGTCTGCAAACGCTGCTCTATCTTCTGTAAGTTTCCCCAGCAACTATCGTGTTTTTATTGGTGATCCAGGTCAAGGTTATCCTATTGTTGGTTTGACTTGGATTATGGTCTATAAAAACTACAAAGATCCTGCTAAAGCCCAAGCTGTCAAAAATTTAGTTAAGTGGATTCTAACTAAAGGTCAACAGTTCAATGATGACCTCAACTACACTTCTATTCCTTCTAACGTAGCCAATGATGTCATCAATACAGTCAATAGCAATGTCAAGTAA
- the pstA gene encoding phosphate ABC transporter permease PstA, which translates to MKKNEFLAPDLLASLPFKRLLFNNGMTAIAFIFTGLALLPLLSVLWEIIVRGISGLKPEMFVKSVIDNGFANAIVGTFTMVAIAALLSIPIGVVTGIFLAEFSQGTKIANFVRFITTILTGVPSIVVGVFAYSVIVLLTKSFSAIAGGFALAVIMLPVVILTTEEALKLIPVSQRLASAALGGTRFQTTFRIVVAAAIPGITTGILLAIARAAGETAPLLFTALFSLDWSQDLFSPTASLSVLIFNLYNDPSPEKNQLIWTACIVLLALVLFTSIVSRLFINNKRKNRVS; encoded by the coding sequence ATGAAAAAAAATGAATTTTTAGCGCCAGATCTGTTAGCTTCTTTACCATTTAAGCGGTTATTATTTAATAATGGTATGACTGCGATCGCCTTTATTTTTACAGGTTTAGCATTACTACCTTTGCTATCAGTTTTATGGGAAATAATAGTGCGGGGTATCTCTGGATTGAAACCAGAAATGTTTGTCAAATCAGTGATTGATAATGGATTTGCCAATGCAATTGTTGGTACTTTCACAATGGTAGCCATTGCCGCGCTGCTCAGTATTCCTATTGGTGTAGTTACAGGTATATTTTTAGCAGAATTTAGTCAAGGAACAAAGATCGCAAATTTTGTGCGTTTTATCACTACGATTTTGACTGGTGTTCCCTCTATTGTTGTGGGTGTATTTGCCTATAGTGTGATAGTTTTATTAACAAAATCATTTAGTGCGATCGCTGGTGGTTTTGCTCTTGCAGTAATCATGCTACCCGTTGTCATCTTAACAACCGAAGAAGCATTAAAACTCATTCCTGTTTCTCAGCGTCTAGCATCAGCTGCTTTAGGAGGAACTCGCTTTCAAACAACTTTTCGGATTGTAGTTGCTGCCGCTATACCTGGTATTACTACAGGTATATTATTAGCCATAGCCCGTGCCGCAGGTGAAACAGCGCCCTTGCTTTTTACTGCTTTATTTAGTCTAGATTGGTCACAGGATTTATTCAGTCCAACAGCATCACTGTCAGTATTAATTTTTAATCTTTATAATGATCCATCACCAGAGAAAAATCAATTAATTTGGACTGCATGTATAGTATTACTAGCTTTGGTATTATTCACTAGTATTGTTTCAAGATTATTCATTAATAATAAAAGAAAAAATAGAGTATCTTAA
- a CDS encoding amidohydrolase, giving the protein MIRQSPKYYKLLVLFVCTAFFIFFGQIVIAQSNHNFNNRGRQNVELIVGGDFVVTMNEAQPVIQNGAIAIMDGKIVAVDTKDKIMASYKAATTLPGEDMVLMPGLVNGHSHSAMVLFRGLADDLALEDWLQNYIFPAEAKFVDENFVRVGEQLACWEMIRSGTTTFVDMYFEPDVAAEVVNECGLRAVIAPSSIDFPSPGFQGWDDAFAAAVDFVKRWKGKNSRITPAIAAHAPYTVSPEHLTQAIEAARQYDVPLTIHVAETQSEVKDVQQRYNATPVQHLENLGFLEPRVFAAHMVWPNESEIALLAKRGVGVIHNPDSNLKLASGFAPIPAMLKAGVKVGLGTDGAASNNDLDMWETIRLTALIHKGTTLDPTVVPAKTVLRMATLGSAEALSLADKIGVIKPGLRADVIQVRLTEPHLIPLYDVMSHLVYAADAQDVDTVIVDGQVLMHKRKMFTVDPDKIRLEANSIAENIKAELRPSNSTTQN; this is encoded by the coding sequence GTGATACGCCAATCTCCAAAATACTATAAGCTATTAGTTCTTTTCGTTTGTACAGCATTTTTTATCTTTTTTGGTCAAATAGTCATCGCCCAGAGCAATCATAACTTCAACAATCGAGGCAGGCAGAATGTAGAACTGATTGTGGGTGGGGATTTTGTCGTTACTATGAATGAGGCACAACCAGTCATCCAGAATGGCGCGATCGCGATCATGGATGGCAAAATTGTTGCAGTAGACACAAAAGACAAGATCATGGCATCTTACAAAGCTGCCACGACATTACCAGGTGAGGATATGGTGTTAATGCCGGGTCTTGTCAACGGTCACTCTCATTCAGCAATGGTGCTTTTTCGCGGTCTTGCGGACGACTTAGCATTGGAGGATTGGCTTCAGAATTACATCTTCCCAGCAGAAGCGAAGTTTGTTGACGAAAATTTTGTCCGCGTCGGTGAGCAGCTTGCTTGCTGGGAGATGATACGCAGTGGAACAACGACTTTTGTTGATATGTATTTTGAGCCAGATGTGGCCGCTGAAGTAGTTAATGAATGTGGCTTGCGCGCAGTGATTGCACCCTCATCCATAGATTTTCCCAGTCCTGGTTTCCAAGGATGGGATGATGCGTTTGCTGCGGCGGTGGATTTTGTCAAACGCTGGAAGGGGAAGAACTCACGTATCACACCAGCTATTGCCGCACATGCTCCCTATACCGTCTCACCAGAACATCTCACACAGGCGATTGAGGCTGCGCGTCAATACGATGTCCCGCTTACAATTCATGTGGCGGAGACACAATCAGAAGTCAAAGATGTCCAACAACGATATAACGCAACCCCAGTCCAACACCTGGAAAATCTTGGCTTTTTAGAGCCGCGCGTATTTGCTGCACATATGGTATGGCCTAATGAAAGTGAAATTGCCTTACTGGCGAAACGCGGTGTTGGTGTTATCCATAACCCTGACTCGAATTTAAAGCTAGCTTCTGGCTTTGCGCCGATTCCGGCGATGCTAAAAGCAGGAGTTAAGGTTGGTTTAGGTACGGATGGAGCCGCATCAAACAACGATCTTGATATGTGGGAAACAATCCGCCTTACTGCCCTTATCCATAAAGGAACAACCCTCGATCCTACTGTTGTTCCAGCCAAGACAGTTTTGCGTATGGCAACACTCGGCAGTGCAGAAGCACTCAGCTTGGCAGATAAAATAGGCGTGATTAAGCCCGGACTCCGAGCAGACGTGATTCAAGTCCGACTCACAGAACCACACTTGATCCCACTTTACGATGTCATGTCACATCTAGTTTACGCGGCGGATGCTCAGGATGTTGATACCGTGATTGTAGATGGGCAAGTTTTAATGCATAAGCGCAAAATGTTCACGGTTGATCCTGATAAGATTCGCTTGGAAGCTAACTCTATTGCTGAGAACATCAAAGCTGAGTTACGCCCCTCTAATTCAACTACTCAAAATTAG
- a CDS encoding CHAT domain-containing protein encodes MLYLLQRLVLIILCLTFLVACDFSTSQSSTTETPTTQRRPKEALQLQQQGLQQLNRGKYDEALANFTQALAIFKETGQRQHETTTLKYIGQTYEKLRDYPKALDYDQQALAIAKETDNKTEEMEILGHIGVIYYKTGVYTKAQELYQQALVMGKETDNIQAQVEILHEIASLLEAQQKPELAIAFYKQAINALEEMELDSKPSPQKPIQQFDTNRFTNIYRHLADLLLKQNRVVEAQAAVDSLKVQELDGYLNNVRDKAKTPQRMEYLQPEQQIVDKFNQEISVVVKQGKELSELQKIPEKDRTPQQETRRQELEAAQRETLKEFLAFSDSPEVMAHVQELNRTTGGENLNPKILRRLQDFIKQLDTNAVLLYPLILEDRLELVLVTPYTPPIHRSVAVKRQELNRTIKEFRNALENPPKDAKKPGQKLYNWLIRPIEPALKEANTKTIIYAPDGELRYIPLVALYDGEEWLVQNYRVNNITALSLTDLQERPQNLKILAGAFTRGNYDIKVGKRTFKLGGLPFAGKEVENVTSAFPGSEKLINSEFTEQETLKLMSNFPILHFATHAAFVPGAPNESFILFGDGKAANLRDLRFWNLSNADLVVLSACETGLGGELGDGIEILGFGYVMQEAGAKAAIASLWQVSDDGTQALMNAFYAALKQDKLSKVAALQKAQLSLLDGIYDHPYYWAGFILIGNGM; translated from the coding sequence ATGCTTTACCTTCTCCAACGTCTTGTCCTGATCATACTTTGTCTAACTTTCCTGGTTGCGTGTGATTTTTCGACTTCGCAATCTTCGACAACAGAGACACCAACAACACAACGCCGTCCAAAAGAGGCTTTGCAGTTACAGCAACAGGGACTGCAACAGCTAAACCGAGGTAAGTATGACGAAGCTTTAGCAAATTTTACACAGGCTTTAGCTATTTTTAAAGAAACTGGGCAGCGTCAACACGAAACCACCACTCTTAAATATATCGGGCAGACTTACGAGAAATTGCGCGATTATCCCAAAGCCCTAGATTATGATCAACAAGCTTTAGCTATTGCCAAAGAAACTGATAACAAGACTGAGGAAATGGAAATTCTTGGTCACATAGGTGTAATTTACTATAAAACTGGTGTTTATACCAAAGCCCAGGAACTTTATCAACAAGCTTTGGTGATGGGTAAAGAAACTGATAATATACAAGCCCAAGTCGAAATTCTTCACGAAATAGCTTCTCTTTTGGAAGCACAACAAAAGCCAGAGTTAGCGATCGCTTTTTACAAGCAAGCGATTAATGCTTTGGAAGAAATGGAACTTGATTCTAAACCATCCCCACAAAAACCAATTCAGCAGTTTGATACAAACAGATTCACAAACATTTATCGCCATCTCGCTGATTTGTTACTCAAGCAAAACCGTGTAGTCGAAGCACAAGCAGCAGTGGACTCGCTCAAAGTCCAAGAATTAGATGGTTATCTCAATAATGTGCGAGATAAAGCCAAAACACCACAACGCATGGAATATCTGCAACCAGAACAGCAGATTGTAGATAAATTTAATCAGGAAATTTCTGTTGTAGTCAAACAGGGTAAAGAACTAAGCGAATTACAAAAGATTCCTGAAAAAGATCGCACCCCCCAACAAGAGACACGCAGACAAGAACTCGAAGCTGCGCAAAGAGAAACTTTAAAAGAATTCTTGGCATTTAGTGATAGTCCAGAAGTCATGGCTCATGTCCAAGAACTCAATCGGACTACTGGTGGTGAAAATCTTAATCCTAAAATACTTAGACGTCTACAAGACTTTATTAAGCAACTAGATACCAATGCAGTTTTACTTTATCCTCTCATTCTAGAAGACCGCTTGGAGCTAGTGTTAGTTACTCCTTATACACCCCCAATCCATCGTTCTGTGGCTGTAAAACGCCAAGAACTAAACCGGACAATTAAGGAATTCCGCAACGCCTTAGAGAATCCACCGAAAGATGCGAAAAAACCAGGACAAAAACTTTACAACTGGTTAATTCGACCGATTGAACCTGCTCTGAAAGAAGCGAATACAAAAACCATCATTTATGCACCGGATGGAGAATTACGTTACATACCTCTAGTAGCGCTTTATGATGGTGAAGAGTGGTTAGTGCAAAATTATCGGGTAAATAATATTACTGCTCTTAGTCTTACCGATCTACAAGAACGTCCTCAGAATTTAAAGATATTAGCAGGTGCTTTTACGCGGGGAAATTACGATATTAAAGTTGGTAAGCGTACTTTTAAGTTGGGTGGATTACCTTTTGCAGGGAAGGAAGTCGAAAATGTGACGTCAGCGTTTCCTGGTTCGGAAAAGTTAATTAACTCAGAATTCACCGAACAAGAAACCTTAAAGCTGATGAGCAATTTCCCCATTCTCCATTTTGCTACTCATGCTGCTTTTGTACCAGGTGCGCCAAATGAATCTTTTATTTTGTTTGGTGATGGTAAAGCAGCGAATTTGCGAGATTTACGATTTTGGAATCTTTCTAACGCTGATTTAGTGGTATTAAGCGCTTGCGAAACGGGTTTGGGAGGAGAGTTAGGCGACGGTATAGAGATTTTGGGATTTGGCTATGTGATGCAAGAAGCAGGTGCAAAAGCTGCGATCGCTTCACTATGGCAAGTTTCCGATGATGGTACACAAGCACTGATGAATGCTTTCTACGCCGCACTCAAACAAGATAAACTCAGCAAAGTTGCAGCTCTCCAAAAAGCCCAATTATCATTACTTGATGGTATCTACGATCATCCCTACTACTGGGCAGGATTTATTTTAATTGGGAATGGGATGTGA